In Drosophila yakuba strain Tai18E2 chromosome 2R, Prin_Dyak_Tai18E2_2.1, whole genome shotgun sequence, a single genomic region encodes these proteins:
- the LOC6539249 gene encoding vacuolar protein sorting-associated protein 41 homolog isoform X6, with the protein MAKSLPSISCVFGTDSINEEDVEPKFKYQRLANDLKNMLNADVISCSAVHLKFLIFGTFRGRVYIFDHQGNSVYSNLSISERHTHQVAVNNINVDHKGEYVATCSDDGKVNITGLFSCENNHSLNFGKCIKVVSMDPESKAHIKRFVVGDDKLILYERNLLKKLKPCELCSVEGSVLSICWHGNFIAWASHIGVRVYDLNERCSLGLIKWEVPSQERLENFRCHLRWSNNNTLLIGWVDTIRVCVIRKRNSIEASTGNLPVNIVDPISTFQTTFYVCGLAPLSEKQLVVLGYRKEKCSSFKALRPVLCVIEYKMNNSEEICTDSLTLRGFEEYTVNDYSLGGLIEEKRFFIVAPKDIVVASLIETDDRIEWLVKHSKFEEAMELIAANGSNVTVLSVAKLYINHLLALKKYDDAAKLCLRMLGNDKVLWEEEVFKFVKCQQLRSVSAYLPTSNECKLDPHVYEMVLYEFLKFDVFGFLNIIKEWPSHLYDGLAVINAIHDNFRKQHANQLLESLALLYSYQGDFESALRMYLKTRMSFN; encoded by the exons ATGGCTAAATCTTTGCCGTCCATTAGTTGT gtCTTTGGGACCGATAGCATAAATGAGGAAGATGTGGAGCCCAAATTTAAGTACCAACGTCTCGCAAACGATTTAAAAAACATGCTCAATGCTGATGTCATATCTTGTAGCGCTGTACACCTAAAG TTTCTTATTTTTGGAACTTTTCGAGGACGTGTTTATATATTTGACCATCAAGGAAACTCTGTCTACTCAAATCTAAGCATTAGTGAACGGCACACTCATCAAGTGGCAGTAAACAATATTAATGTAGATCATAAAGGCGAGTATGTGGCCACATGCTCCGACGACGGAAAA GTCAACATAACGGGGTTGTTTAGCTGTGAAAACAATCATAGTCTTAACTTCGGAAAATGTATAAAGGTCGTATCAATGGACCCAGAATCCAAGGCTCACATTAAGAGATTTGTTGTGG gCGACGACAAACTTATTTTGTACGAGCGTAACTTACTAAAGAAGCTTAAACCATGTGAACTGTGCTCAGTCGAAGGCAGTGTTTTGTCGATTTGCTGGCATGGCAATTTTATTGCCTGGGCGAGTCACATAGGTGTTCGAGTCTACGATTTAAACGAAAGATGCTCACTTGGATTAATAAAATGGGAGGTTCCTTCTCAGGAGAGATTAGAAAATTTTCGTTGCCACCTTCGGTGGTCCAACAATAATACATTATTAATTGGCTGGGTAGACACTATTCGTGTTTGTGTGATTcgaaaaagaaattcaatCGAAGCTTCAACTGGCAATCTGCCGGTCAACATTGTGGATCCAA TCTCAACATTTCAAACAACTTTCTACGTATGTGGGCTTGCTCCATTATCTGAAAAACAATTGGTGGTGCTTGGCTATCGCAAAGAAAAGTGCTCTTCTTTTAAGGCCCTACGACCTGTATTATGCGTTATTgaatacaaaatgaataacAGCGAGGAAATCTGCACAGATAGTTTAACTCTACGTGGCTTTGAGGAGTACACCGTTAATGACTATAGTTTGGGTGGCCTTATCGAGGAGAAACGCTTTTTTATTGTGGCACCAAAGGATATTGTGGTAGCTAGTCTTATTGAAACAGATGATCGTATAGAATGGTTGGTTAAACATAG TAAATTTGAGGAGGCAATGGAACTTATAGCTGCGAATGGAAGTAACGTGACCGTACTGTCTGTTGCCAA ACTTTATATTAACCATTTACTGGCGCTTAAGAAGTATGATGATGCGGCAAAACTTTGCCTCCGTATGCTAGGCAATGACAAAGTCCTTTGGGAAGAAGAAGTTTTTAAGTTTGTGAAGTGTCAGCAGCTACGCTCAGTTAGCGCTTATTTACCGACATCAAACGAATGCAAACTCGATCCTCATGTGTACGAAATGGTTTTATAcgagtttttaaaatttgatgtATTTGGGTTCCTAAATATCATCAAGGAATGGCCATCTCATCTTTATGACGGTCTGGCTGTTATTAACGCTATTCATGATAACTTTCGTAAGCAACATGCTAATCAGTTGCTGGAATCATTGGCTCTTTTATATTCCTATCAGGGGGATTTTGAAAGTGCCCTCCGCATGTATTTAAA AACAAGGATGTCTTTCAATTAA
- the LOC6539249 gene encoding uncharacterized protein LOC6539249 isoform X7 → MAKSLPSISCVFGTDSINEEDVEPKFKYQRLANDLKNMLNADVISCSAVHLKDVFIYLTIKETLSTQI, encoded by the exons ATGGCTAAATCTTTGCCGTCCATTAGTTGT gtCTTTGGGACCGATAGCATAAATGAGGAAGATGTGGAGCCCAAATTTAAGTACCAACGTCTCGCAAACGATTTAAAAAACATGCTCAATGCTGATGTCATATCTTGTAGCGCTGTACACCTAAAG GACGTGTTTATATATTTGACCATCAAGGAAACTCTGTCTACTCAAATCTAA